One Brachionichthys hirsutus isolate HB-005 unplaced genomic scaffold, CSIRO-AGI_Bhir_v1 contig_747, whole genome shotgun sequence genomic window carries:
- the LOC137913690 gene encoding major histocompatibility complex class I-related gene protein-like, whose protein sequence is MGQFTMKTSVLVLVLVLGTGVPGAVGETHSVKYFQTASSGVSNFPEFVSVGLIDDVQMDHYDSKTKRAEPKQDWMDKVTAEHPEYWTQQTRNEVGNQEQYKFNMESLKKLFNQSEGVHIYQRMYGCEWDDETGEVTGFLQCGYNGEDFIVLDLKTETWIAPSPQAVITKHRLDHDRALMEYYKYYFTQVCPEWGRKYLEYGRSSLLRTELPSVFLLQKTPSSPVSCFATGFYPDRAALFWRKDGEELHEEVEHGEILPNHDGTFQMSVDLDLSSAAAEDWRRYDCVFQLFGVKDDLVTRLDKGKIWTNWEEPTNVNAIIIIVITAAVLLVLTAAVGFKLYRQRTCNPRPPSEDSAELTKRLQPEVDMQPEVDMQPEVDMQPEVDIQPEVDIRPEVVI, encoded by the exons atgggacagttcacgatgaagacctcggttctggttctggttctggttctgggtacaggtgtacctggggcggtgggag agactcactctgtGAAGTATTTCcagacggcgtcttctggagtctcaaacttcccggagtttgtgtccgttggtttgatcgatgacgtccagatggatcactatgacagtaagaccaagagagcagaacccaaacaggactggatggacaaagtcacagcagagcatccagagtactggacccaACAGACGAGGAACGAAGTGGGGAACCAAGAACAGTACAAATTCAACATGGAATCTTTAAAGAAGctcttcaaccaatcagaag gtgtccacatttACCAGAGGATGTacggctgtgagtgggacgatgagactggagaggtcactggttttcttCAGTgtggttataatggagaagacttcatcgtcctggacctgaagacggagacatggatcgctcccagtcctcaggctgtcatcaccaaacacagattgGATCATGATAGAGCTCTGATGGAATACTACAAGTATTACTTCACCCAGgtgtgtcctgagtgggggaggaagtatctggagtatgggaggagctctctgctgagaacag agctcccctcagtgtttctcctccagaagactccttcttctcccgtcagctgcttcgctacaggtttctacccagacagagccgctctcttctggaggaaggatggggaggagcttcatgaggaggtggagcacggagagatcctccccaaccatgacggaaccttccagatgagtgtggacctggacctttcatcggcggcggctgaagactggaggaggtacgactgtgtgttccagctcttcggtgtgaaggacgacttggtcaccagactggacaaaggaaagatctggaccaactggg aggaacccactaacgtgaacgccatcatcatcatcgtcatcactgcagcggttcttctcgtcctcacggctgccgttggattcaagctgtacagacagaggacat gtaaccctcgtccaccttctgaggacagcgctgagctcacgaagagactacagccagaggtggacatgcagccggaggtggacatgcagccggaggtggacatgcagccagaggtggacatccagccagaggtggacatccGGCCAGAGGTCGTCATC